Sequence from the Microbacterium sp. AZCO genome:
ATCCGGCCGGGCCTCGCCGTGGCCATCGAGCCCATGGTCGTCATCGGCGACCAGGCGACGACGGTCGAGGAGGACGGCTGGACCGTCTCCACCGTCGACGGAACGGCCGGCTCACACTGGGAACATAGCGTCGCCGTGCACGATGGCGGTATCTGGGTGCTCACCGCGCCCGACGGCGGGAAGGCGGGTCTCGCGTCATTCGGCGTGACGCCCGTGCCCGTGGCATAAGAGGGGAAGCATGGCTCAGCAGCAGCGCAAGGTCAACTGGTTCGCGATCTGGATCAGTGTCGGCGTCGTCGTCGCGCTCGTCGTCGTCGCGGGACTAGTGATCTGGATGAACCAGTCCGCGACCGCGCCGGGCGAGCCGCCCAAGGCGTCGAACATCAACTCCGAGACCGGCGCGATCATCGTCGGCGACGGGTCGAACACCCTCGACACCTACATCGACTTCATGTGCCCGATCTGCAACCAGTTCGAGCAGGCGTACGGCGAGACGATCGACGGCCTCGTGACCGACGGCTCGATCACGCTCAACATCCACCCGATCTCGATCCTCGACCGGTCGTCGCAGGGCACGCAGTACTCGACACGCGCCGCCAACGCCGCGTACTGCGTCGCCGTCTCGGATGAGAAGGCCGTGCAGCCGTTCGTCAAGGCGATGTACGCGAATCAGCCCGAGGAGGGCTCGACGGGTCTCACGGATCAGCAGATCCTCGACATCGCGAAGGGCGTCGGCGTCACCGACATCGACTCCTGCGTGACGGGTCAGACCTACTCGAAGTACGTCACCGCCATGACCGAGAAGACCCCCGTG
This genomic interval carries:
- a CDS encoding thioredoxin domain-containing protein, whose amino-acid sequence is MAQQQRKVNWFAIWISVGVVVALVVVAGLVIWMNQSATAPGEPPKASNINSETGAIIVGDGSNTLDTYIDFMCPICNQFEQAYGETIDGLVTDGSITLNIHPISILDRSSQGTQYSTRAANAAYCVAVSDEKAVQPFVKAMYANQPEEGSTGLTDQQILDIAKGVGVTDIDSCVTGQTYSKYVTAMTEKTPVKPGASGIGTPTVLLNGEFVTLSGDPQADIVDNLQ